A portion of the Tachyglossus aculeatus isolate mTacAcu1 chromosome 24, mTacAcu1.pri, whole genome shotgun sequence genome contains these proteins:
- the LOC119945135 gene encoding olfactory receptor 5K1-like, producing MAEGNHTLKMDFVLSGFTDKPGLQLFLFVVFLVTYMITIMGNLGLAILIWLEPRLHTPMYFFLGNLGLMDACCSCSIIPKVLMNIASGNKAISFSECKVQFYFFCLAETADCFLLAAMAYDRYIAIFNPLLYPVMMPKKLCIQMITGAFIAGNLHSIIHVGFLFRLTFCRSNVINLFYCDILPLLRLSCTDPYINILMIFIFSGSVQVFTITTVLVSYICILFTILTIKSKEGRGRAFSTCASHFLSVSLFYGSLLFMYVWPGSMKGENKDILVAVFYTTVIPLLNPFIYSIRNKEVITVLRKIMKRKIFFQENS from the coding sequence ATGGCTGAGGGGAATCACACACTGAAGATGGACTTTGTTTTGTCCGGATTTACTGATAAGCCAGGACTGCAGCTCTTCCTGTTTGTGGTGTTCTTGGTAACCTATATGATAACCATTATGGGGAACCTTGGGCTGGCGATACTAATTTGGCTGGAACCTCGGCTTCACACTCCTATGTACTTTTTCCTTGGCAATCTGGGCCTTATGGACGCTTGCTGCTCCTGCTCCATTATCCCCAAAGTGCTGATGAACATTGCCTCTGGAAACAAAGCCATTTCTTTCTCTGAATGCAAGgtacagttttattttttttgtttggctGAAACTGCAGATTGCTTTCTCCTGGCAGCAATGGCATACGACCGTTACATAGCGATATTTAACCCCTTGCTCTATCCTGTCATGATGCCCAAGAAACTCTGCATTCAGATGATAACAGGAGCATTCATAGCAGGTAaccttcattccatcattcacGTGGGTTTCCTCTTTAGATTAACGTTCTGTAGATCTAATGTAATCAATCTCTTCTACTGTGATATCCTTCCACTGCTCAGACTTTCCTGTACTGACCCGTACATTAATATTTTGATGATTTTTATCTTCTCAGGCTCAGTTCAAGTCTTTACAATAACCACAGTCTTGGTCTCTTACATTTGCATTCTCTTCACAATTTTGACCATTAAATCaaaagaaggcagaggaagagccttttCCACTTGTGCCTCCCACTTTCTATCTGTCTCCTTGTTCTATGGTTCCCTTCTATTTATGTATGTTTGGCCTGGCTCGATGAAaggagagaataaggatataCTGGTTGCTGTTTTTTACACAACAGTAATTCCCTTGTTGAACCCTTTTATTTATAGCATAAGAAACAAGGAGGTAATAACCGTCCTCAGGAAAATTATGAAGAGGAAAATATTTTTTCAAGAAAATTCTTGA